From the genome of Spirosomataceae bacterium TFI 002, one region includes:
- a CDS encoding Predicted dehydrogenase, whose product MEKDSRRDFLKKMGLAGFAMPMVSQFQNIKPSNKNAKKLGIALVGLGNYATNRVGVGLEQSNFWEVKGIVTGTPSKIPDWKKKWGIEDKNVFNYENFDKISKSKDIDVVYICLPNSMHREFTERAAKAGKHVICEKPMATSVEDARAMIKACEENNVKLAIGYRLHFEPFNLEIMKFGREKTFGDITFINSDFGFKIGDPTQWRLNKKLAGGGPLMDVGIYSIQATRYTTGEEPVSVSAQFGPVTDPSRFSEVEESVHYQLDFPSGVTMSGFTSYKTNVQRFNVACNDGWFELSPAFGYGPLKGKTSKGEMDLPIVQHQHAQMEGMGPLFMSDKPIPSHCSGEEGLKDMKILMAILESAENGGKKVML is encoded by the coding sequence ATGGAAAAAGATTCACGTCGTGATTTTCTCAAAAAAATGGGACTTGCAGGATTTGCAATGCCAATGGTTAGCCAGTTTCAAAACATAAAACCCTCTAACAAAAATGCCAAAAAGCTTGGAATAGCACTAGTTGGTCTAGGAAATTATGCCACCAATAGGGTAGGGGTTGGTTTGGAACAATCGAATTTTTGGGAAGTAAAGGGTATAGTGACAGGTACACCTTCTAAAATTCCTGATTGGAAAAAGAAATGGGGTATTGAAGACAAAAATGTTTTCAATTATGAAAATTTTGACAAAATCTCGAAATCTAAAGATATCGATGTAGTGTACATTTGCTTACCCAATAGTATGCACAGAGAATTTACTGAAAGGGCAGCTAAAGCAGGTAAGCATGTGATATGCGAAAAGCCAATGGCTACAAGTGTGGAAGACGCCAGAGCAATGATCAAGGCTTGCGAAGAGAATAATGTTAAGCTAGCAATAGGCTATAGGTTGCATTTTGAGCCTTTCAATCTAGAAATAATGAAATTTGGGAGAGAGAAAACTTTCGGAGATATAACGTTCATCAATTCTGATTTTGGTTTCAAAATTGGGGATCCAACGCAGTGGAGACTAAATAAGAAATTGGCGGGCGGTGGTCCTTTAATGGATGTTGGTATTTACTCCATTCAAGCAACTAGATATACGACAGGGGAAGAACCAGTTTCGGTTTCTGCTCAATTTGGTCCTGTAACTGATCCATCAAGGTTTAGCGAAGTGGAGGAATCGGTACATTATCAGTTAGATTTCCCAAGTGGTGTGACCATGAGCGGTTTTACAAGTTACAAAACCAATGTGCAGCGATTTAATGTCGCATGTAACGATGGTTGGTTTGAGTTATCACCAGCCTTTGGATATGGACCTCTTAAAGGAAAAACTAGTAAAGGTGAAATGGATTTGCCTATTGTTCAGCATCAACATGCTCAAATGGAAGGAATGGGGCCTCTTTTTATGAGTGATAAACCAATTCCGTCACATTGTTCTGGAGAAGAAGGTTTGAAAGATATGAAAATCTTAATGGCGATTTTGGAATCTGCTGAGAATGGAGGAAAGAAAGTGATGCTTTAA
- a CDS encoding 4-hydroxy-2-oxoheptanedioate aldolase → MNNISEKIKSGAVLSNAWMTSGSAWSAELVSKVGFDVMTIDAQHGLATDLSAILSMLQAMQSGKSVPFVRIPSTDAAFAMRMLDAGALGLICPLIKTAAEVKEFVSASYYPPLGERSLGPFRASLYQENYFTSANENIATLAMIETKESFDNLSEIASIEGLTGLYVGPWDLSISLGFSNVADFEDPKQLSIFEKIINEAEKNGKWAGIQCPNPEIGLKMSKLGFKFITIYEDTVGIKLSAKADLKTFKLD, encoded by the coding sequence ATGAACAACATTTCAGAAAAAATAAAGTCAGGAGCAGTTTTAAGCAATGCTTGGATGACAAGTGGATCAGCATGGTCGGCTGAATTAGTTTCCAAAGTTGGATTCGATGTCATGACCATAGACGCACAGCATGGTCTAGCCACAGACTTGAGTGCTATATTATCAATGCTTCAAGCAATGCAAAGCGGAAAATCAGTTCCATTTGTAAGAATTCCATCTACTGATGCTGCTTTTGCAATGAGAATGTTAGATGCAGGAGCACTTGGTTTGATATGCCCATTGATAAAAACGGCTGCAGAAGTAAAAGAATTTGTTTCAGCCTCCTATTATCCACCACTTGGAGAGAGAAGTCTGGGTCCTTTTAGAGCAAGTCTTTATCAGGAAAACTACTTTACATCAGCTAACGAAAACATTGCTACTTTGGCGATGATTGAAACCAAAGAGTCTTTTGACAACCTATCAGAAATTGCGAGTATTGAAGGCCTAACTGGGCTTTATGTTGGTCCTTGGGATTTGAGTATTTCGCTGGGATTTTCAAATGTTGCAGACTTTGAAGACCCTAAGCAATTGAGCATATTTGAAAAGATTATAAACGAGGCAGAAAAGAATGGAAAATGGGCTGGAATTCAATGCCCCAATCCAGAGATTGGCTTAAAAATGTCAAAACTCGGCTTTAAGTTTATAACTATTTATGAAGACACAGTAGGAATAAAGCTTTCGGCAAAAGCAGACTTAAAAACATTTAAATTAGATTAA